In Salinigranum marinum, one DNA window encodes the following:
- a CDS encoding ABC transporter substrate-binding protein gives MSRNVDRRTFLKTAGSAAAAATLAGCSSSDSGGDGGDGGDGGDGSDGGSTATEMETDSGGGGSDMSGTLVYARGDHPENYDPQQTTSGEVAKITNQIFDQLVGFNPGSGGQLRDGLATEYSLEGTTATLTLRQGISFHNGSELTASDVRATIRRFTDSDYEYYLGDENRSGYGPFTFGNWVESVDDSSDYEVTIELTQQYAPFLRNLAMFAAAILSQEQIESLDDQVALGTEPQGTGAFQFEQLDNGNQRVLLSGNGDYWGDGPNVEQVVFKTIGQNSTRVQDVINGNSHITDNLDSQSSQQLENAGSARLASKNGINVGYMAMNQSRREEFRDRRVRRAISYAVNTQAIVDSIYQGFATVADQPLPPDVLGHNEELEPYPTDQEEAQRLLEEAGYGDGFEFELATFSNPRGYNPSPVETANQVRSDLEAIGLTVNINQFSTFSSYLDYTDQGNHDACFLGWYTDNADPDNFLYVLLDPKVEMSAVPEGQDWVSFDTEGYSTLNVAAWANSEFMSRVREAQQTYDDAAREQLYMEANQIANEEAPWVFIDYAQTLRGVNQAVVSDSYTVSSVGGPFLNTVQLQ, from the coding sequence ATGTCCCGCAACGTAGACCGACGTACCTTCCTCAAGACGGCCGGCAGCGCCGCGGCCGCGGCGACGCTGGCGGGTTGTTCCAGCAGTGACTCCGGTGGCGACGGCGGCGACGGTGGCGATGGTGGCGACGGCAGCGACGGCGGCTCCACCGCCACGGAGATGGAGACCGACTCGGGCGGCGGCGGAAGCGACATGAGCGGGACGCTCGTGTACGCTCGCGGCGACCACCCCGAGAACTACGACCCCCAGCAGACCACGAGCGGCGAGGTGGCGAAGATCACGAACCAGATCTTCGACCAGCTGGTCGGTTTCAACCCCGGTAGCGGCGGACAGCTCCGTGACGGGCTGGCGACCGAGTACTCCCTCGAGGGGACGACGGCGACCCTGACGCTCCGCCAGGGCATCTCCTTCCACAACGGTTCGGAGCTGACCGCCTCGGACGTCCGGGCGACGATCCGCCGGTTCACCGATTCGGACTACGAGTACTACCTCGGCGACGAGAACCGCTCGGGCTACGGGCCGTTCACCTTCGGCAACTGGGTCGAGAGCGTCGACGACTCCAGCGACTACGAGGTGACGATCGAACTCACCCAGCAGTACGCGCCGTTCCTGCGGAACCTGGCGATGTTCGCGGCCGCGATCCTCTCTCAGGAGCAGATCGAGTCGCTCGACGACCAGGTCGCGCTCGGTACCGAGCCACAGGGGACGGGCGCGTTCCAGTTCGAGCAACTCGACAACGGGAACCAGCGAGTGCTGCTCTCGGGCAACGGCGACTACTGGGGCGACGGGCCGAACGTCGAACAGGTCGTCTTCAAGACCATCGGGCAGAACTCCACGCGCGTCCAGGACGTGATCAACGGCAACTCTCACATCACCGACAACCTGGACTCGCAGTCCTCCCAGCAGCTCGAAAACGCGGGCTCGGCGCGGCTCGCCTCGAAGAACGGGATCAACGTCGGCTACATGGCGATGAACCAGTCCCGTCGGGAGGAGTTCCGCGACAGGCGGGTCCGACGGGCCATCTCGTACGCCGTGAACACGCAGGCCATCGTCGACAGCATCTACCAGGGCTTTGCGACCGTCGCCGACCAGCCGCTCCCGCCGGACGTCCTCGGCCACAACGAGGAGCTCGAACCGTACCCGACCGACCAGGAGGAAGCACAACGACTCCTCGAAGAGGCCGGCTACGGCGACGGCTTCGAGTTCGAGCTCGCGACGTTCTCGAACCCGCGCGGCTACAACCCCAGCCCCGTCGAGACGGCCAACCAGGTTCGTTCGGACCTCGAAGCCATCGGGCTCACGGTGAACATCAACCAGTTCTCGACGTTCTCGTCGTACCTCGACTACACCGACCAGGGCAACCACGACGCCTGTTTCCTCGGCTGGTACACCGACAACGCCGACCCGGACAACTTCCTGTACGTCCTGCTCGATCCGAAGGTCGAGATGAGCGCGGTTCCCGAGGGCCAAGACTGGGTCAGCTTCGACACGGAGGGGTACAGCACCCTCAACGTCGCCGCGTGGGCCAACAGCGAGTTCATGTCGCGGGTCCGCGAAGCGCAGCAGACGTACGACGACGCCGCCCGCGAGCAGCTCTACATGGAGGCGAATCAGATCGCCAACGAGGAGGCCCCCTGGGTGTTCATCGACTACGCGCAGACGCTGCGCGGCGTCAACCAGGCCGTCGTCTCCGACAGCTACACCGTCAGCTCCGTCGGCGGACCGTTCCTGAACACGGTCCAGCTGCAGTGA
- a CDS encoding ABC transporter permease: MVSKRFLVKRVLLLVPVLFGVATLVFAILQLAPGDPARVIVGQRASAEQVAQVRTELGLNDPIWIQYLRFLGDAAGFDFGQSYKISQGTPVREVLVDRLPVTLELAIFGQIAGILLGIPLGVISAVKQDSLTDHLTRVGALTGISVPIFWSGPLLILLFSTYLGILPTSGRIGSTIFLDEHWTLFGTQLPLTGMVTVDTILLGNVEAFVSAVRHLFLPIVVLGVYQMALLSRMMRSSMLEVVRQDYIRTARAKGQGAKITIMKHGFQNALIPVVTVIGIQFGTLLGGAVLTETIFGIGGIGTMLVNAIGASDYPLVQGTVLTFALLFTLVNFGVDITYSYLDPRIDQ, from the coding sequence ATGGTCTCGAAACGATTTCTCGTCAAGCGGGTTCTACTTCTCGTTCCGGTGCTGTTCGGCGTGGCGACGCTCGTCTTCGCCATCCTCCAGCTCGCGCCGGGCGACCCCGCGCGCGTCATCGTCGGCCAGCGCGCCTCCGCCGAGCAGGTCGCACAGGTCCGCACCGAACTCGGCCTGAACGATCCCATCTGGATCCAGTACCTCCGGTTCCTCGGTGACGCCGCCGGCTTCGACTTCGGCCAATCGTACAAGATCTCGCAGGGGACACCTGTCCGGGAGGTACTCGTCGATCGGCTGCCGGTCACGCTCGAACTCGCGATCTTCGGACAGATCGCCGGCATCCTCCTCGGCATCCCGCTCGGCGTCATCTCGGCGGTCAAGCAGGACTCGCTGACCGACCACCTCACCCGGGTCGGTGCGCTCACCGGTATCTCCGTCCCGATCTTCTGGTCCGGGCCGCTGTTGATCCTGCTGTTCTCGACGTATCTCGGTATCCTGCCGACGAGCGGCCGCATCGGCTCGACGATCTTCCTTGACGAACACTGGACACTGTTCGGAACCCAGCTCCCGCTGACGGGGATGGTGACGGTCGACACGATCCTCCTCGGCAACGTCGAGGCGTTCGTCTCCGCCGTCCGGCACCTGTTCCTCCCGATCGTCGTGCTGGGGGTGTACCAGATGGCGCTGCTCTCGCGGATGATGCGCTCGTCGATGCTCGAGGTGGTCAGACAGGACTACATCCGAACCGCCCGCGCGAAGGGGCAGGGCGCGAAGATCACGATCATGAAACACGGCTTCCAGAACGCGCTGATCCCCGTCGTCACCGTCATTGGTATCCAGTTCGGGACGCTCCTGGGCGGGGCGGTCCTCACCGAGACCATCTTCGGGATCGGCGGGATCGGGACGATGCTCGTCAACGCCATCGGAGCCTCCGACTACCCACTGGTGCAGGGAACGGTCCTCACGTTCGCGCTGCTGTTCACGCTGGTTAACTTCGGCGTCGACATCACGTACAGCTACCTCGACCCGCGGATCGATCAATAA
- a CDS encoding ABC transporter permease, which translates to MSTETQTPTDDDTRGFLDRLLASPFVSNLLSNRLAVVGLSIIFGMLLIAVVARFTLDLNALTTSRLGTGIPDRHPPGWAGPAAWNEYLFGTDVAARDIFRRTLYGSWLALKFGTIAVGASTALGVGLGIVAAYYGDVTDNVIMRTMDMLLAFPSLLLALALVAIFGAGLWKAVLALTLVYTPRFARVVRGAALKVLEDEYVDATVALGAKDPRVLLRHVFPNCVAPITVQSTLNFGLAIIDLAALSFLGFGAQAGAPSWGLMLSRGVENGLLTGKWWMSFFPGLFLAITVLGFNLLGDGMRDALDPRMREAVD; encoded by the coding sequence ATGAGCACGGAAACCCAGACACCCACGGACGACGACACGCGCGGCTTTCTGGATCGACTGCTGGCGTCGCCGTTCGTCTCGAACCTGCTGTCGAACCGGCTCGCCGTCGTCGGCCTGAGCATCATCTTCGGGATGCTCCTGATCGCCGTGGTCGCTCGGTTCACGCTCGACCTGAACGCGCTGACCACCTCGCGGCTCGGAACGGGGATCCCTGACCGCCACCCGCCGGGGTGGGCCGGCCCCGCGGCGTGGAACGAGTACCTCTTCGGCACCGACGTGGCCGCCCGCGACATCTTCAGACGGACGCTGTACGGCTCTTGGCTGGCGCTGAAGTTCGGCACCATCGCCGTCGGGGCGTCGACGGCGCTCGGCGTGGGGCTCGGGATCGTCGCCGCGTACTACGGCGACGTGACGGACAACGTCATCATGCGAACGATGGACATGCTGCTGGCGTTCCCCTCGCTGCTCCTCGCGCTGGCGCTCGTCGCCATCTTCGGCGCGGGCCTATGGAAGGCCGTGCTGGCGCTCACCCTCGTGTACACGCCGCGGTTCGCCCGCGTCGTCCGCGGGGCCGCACTCAAGGTGCTCGAAGACGAGTACGTCGACGCCACCGTCGCGCTGGGGGCGAAAGACCCCCGCGTCCTCCTCCGGCACGTGTTCCCGAACTGCGTCGCGCCCATCACCGTCCAGTCGACGCTCAACTTCGGGCTCGCGATCATCGACCTCGCGGCGCTGTCGTTCCTCGGCTTCGGCGCACAGGCCGGCGCGCCCTCGTGGGGGCTGATGCTCTCCCGCGGCGTCGAGAACGGTCTCCTCACCGGCAAGTGGTGGATGTCGTTCTTCCCGGGGCTGTTCCTTGCGATCACTGTCCTCGGGTTCAACCTGCTGGGCGACGGGATGCGCGACGCGCTCGACCCGCGGATGCGCGAGGCCGTCGACTGA
- a CDS encoding DUF7268 family protein — protein sequence MPPSPPRSTSVPSGGHETRPPSLAARARLVVGALLAGLGVGVVGVGVGTVAVGLASAADTGFLLGTLAFGFGLLGWAGSVVAGPGFEAMQSYLDGASGWTEAGSRRAMARIGGFGAGVMLAAVAVGTALGYG from the coding sequence ATGCCCCCTTCGCCACCCCGGTCGACGTCGGTCCCGTCCGGCGGCCACGAGACCCGGCCGCCGTCGCTCGCGGCGCGGGCCCGGCTCGTCGTCGGCGCGCTCCTCGCTGGTCTCGGCGTCGGCGTCGTCGGCGTCGGTGTCGGAACCGTCGCCGTCGGCCTGGCGTCCGCGGCGGACACGGGGTTTCTGCTCGGCACGCTCGCGTTCGGGTTCGGCCTGCTCGGGTGGGCTGGCTCTGTCGTCGCCGGCCCCGGCTTCGAGGCGATGCAGTCGTATCTCGACGGGGCGAGCGGCTGGACAGAGGCCGGGTCGCGGCGGGCGATGGCCCGCATCGGCGGCTTCGGCGCGGGCGTGATGCTCGCCGCCGTGGCGGTCGGGACGGCGCTGGGATACGGGTAA
- a CDS encoding lipoate--protein ligase family protein, whose translation MRLVRGRAATPRDDRAATATMLARAGETGEEAFRAWTPHRQVAFGRRDAHEPGYEAACRAARERDYVTVERSVGGRAVAYTGRTVAFAHALPLDDPRRGLTDRYEAGVDGVVVALRELGVDARPGEPAASFCPGDHSVQVTVDGRAGKVAGIAQRVQSGAALVAGCVLVDDRDALVDVLSRVYGALDVPFDSESVGTVADAGGPRDPDPICRALERAFVGDESDPRVRVVSVDALATATGDGTET comes from the coding sequence ATGCGACTGGTCCGAGGACGCGCGGCGACGCCACGCGACGACCGTGCCGCGACAGCGACGATGCTCGCCCGTGCGGGGGAGACGGGCGAGGAGGCGTTCCGGGCGTGGACACCCCACCGGCAGGTGGCGTTCGGCCGGCGCGACGCGCACGAGCCGGGGTACGAGGCGGCGTGCCGGGCGGCACGCGAGCGCGACTACGTCACGGTCGAACGGAGCGTCGGCGGACGGGCGGTCGCCTACACGGGGAGGACCGTCGCGTTCGCCCACGCGCTCCCGCTCGACGACCCCCGCCGGGGGCTGACCGACCGGTACGAGGCGGGCGTCGACGGCGTCGTCGTCGCCCTCCGTGAACTCGGCGTCGACGCCCGTCCGGGGGAGCCGGCAGCGTCGTTCTGCCCCGGCGATCACTCGGTGCAGGTCACGGTGGACGGGCGCGCGGGCAAGGTCGCGGGCATCGCCCAGCGCGTCCAGTCGGGGGCGGCGCTCGTCGCCGGCTGCGTCCTCGTCGACGACCGGGACGCGCTCGTCGACGTCCTCTCGCGGGTGTACGGAGCACTGGACGTGCCGTTCGACTCCGAGTCGGTGGGCACCGTCGCGGACGCGGGGGGGCCGCGCGATCCTGACCCGATCTGTCGGGCGCTCGAACGCGCCTTCGTCGGCGACGAGTCCGACCCGCGCGTGCGAGTAGTGTCGGTCGACGCGCTCGCGACCGCCACGGGGGACGGCACGGAGACGTGA
- a CDS encoding PaaI family thioesterase, translated as MTTDAFPPAVARLFEEYIEDRHGYLSWLGTQVDEVDYGRVVLSIPFDEKLTNGGPDARSSPQVHGGVAATLVDTAGAVAQRTRYEDPLAGGIATVNLNVNYLRPAAGDLTATAEVVRAGGTIGVSTVTVEGPAPDGEGRQPVATGQVAYRLFRSADGSALDG; from the coding sequence GTGACGACGGACGCGTTCCCCCCGGCGGTCGCACGGCTGTTCGAGGAGTACATCGAGGACCGTCACGGCTACCTCTCGTGGCTCGGGACGCAGGTCGACGAGGTCGACTACGGGCGCGTCGTGCTCTCCATCCCGTTCGACGAGAAACTGACGAACGGGGGCCCCGACGCCCGGTCGTCGCCGCAGGTCCACGGCGGGGTCGCGGCGACGCTCGTCGACACGGCCGGTGCGGTCGCCCAGCGGACCCGCTACGAGGATCCGCTCGCCGGCGGCATCGCGACGGTGAACCTGAACGTGAACTACCTCCGGCCCGCGGCGGGCGATCTGACGGCGACGGCGGAGGTGGTCCGCGCGGGCGGCACGATCGGTGTCTCGACGGTGACGGTCGAAGGGCCCGCCCCCGACGGCGAGGGCCGACAGCCGGTCGCGACCGGACAGGTCGCCTACCGGCTGTTTCGCTCGGCGGACGGCTCCGCCCTCGACGGCTGA
- a CDS encoding histidine kinase N-terminal 7TM domain-containing protein — protein sequence MVAVSLGVLAWRRRPRPGATEFAVLSLVAAGWLAAHGGMLLAPAPDAARTWFLLSQAFLNYLPVPWLLFTLAYADVGPTIRRRLAVVSSVSRLSGRPPSSLTPGSAWAGTPSQSSRPAASATSSPATPASAGSSPPVPS from the coding sequence GTGGTCGCGGTCTCGCTGGGTGTCCTCGCTTGGCGACGACGGCCCCGCCCCGGCGCGACGGAGTTCGCCGTGCTCTCGCTGGTCGCCGCCGGCTGGCTCGCCGCACACGGGGGGATGCTCCTTGCGCCCGCCCCCGACGCCGCACGCACGTGGTTCCTCCTCAGCCAGGCGTTCCTCAACTATCTCCCTGTGCCGTGGCTCCTCTTCACGCTCGCGTACGCCGACGTGGGCCCGACGATCCGGCGTCGACTCGCGGTCGTGTCGTCGGTTTCGCGACTCTCGGGACGGCCTCCATCCTCTCTCACCCCTGGCTCGGCCTGGGCTGGGACACCCTCACAGTCGTCGAGGCCAGCGGCCTCCGCTACGTCGTCGCCAGCTACGCCGGCGTCGGCTGGTTCCTCGCCGCCGGTGCCTTCCTGA
- a CDS encoding histidine kinase N-terminal 7TM domain-containing protein, protein MGWDTLTVVEASGLRYVVASYAGVGWFLAAGAFLTVGAGFGVLARLFVASGRYHRRQVGLVAVAASFPTVATAVRILGAGPVPGFDFSPYAFVVEAVVLFWALFGFDLLDLPPVGRAALFEQLSDPVFVLDATDRLVDGNGAARAVIGDGIVGRRLTTVAPAVADAVDTAAGPGDADGRTSAEIVLEVDGVDRHYDLRVEPLSAGYGRAGRLCLLNDVTERIARERTLAELASGTRRLVDAGDPAAVWRAAVEVARETANVTFVGGWVRTDDLDDGGFDHVAGEDALSPADLDVGSVAADGGHCAPVVIDGRDAPADLDAVLLAPVGDRGLLVIGDEGRGLDNAAVRVADILATNLDVSLARVTRERELARQNARLEEFSAVLSHDLRNPLSVATGYVEALRSREGVAAERELDHVAGALDRIETIIGGVLTLVGDADLDRRPMALRAVAASAWETTRTDDATIEYVGDDVVIEADRDWLRQALENLFRNAVEHGEADVVRVGATDAGFFVEDDGVGLPTAVEDDLFEQGVSGAGGTGIGMAVVRRVADVHGWEVAAADPTPDRGARFVFET, encoded by the coding sequence CTGGGCTGGGACACCCTCACAGTCGTCGAGGCCAGCGGCCTCCGCTACGTCGTCGCCAGCTACGCCGGCGTCGGCTGGTTCCTCGCCGCCGGTGCCTTCCTGACCGTCGGGGCCGGCTTCGGCGTCCTCGCGCGGCTGTTCGTCGCCTCCGGGCGATACCACCGCCGCCAGGTCGGCCTCGTGGCGGTCGCGGCGTCGTTCCCGACCGTCGCCACCGCGGTCCGGATCCTCGGCGCCGGACCCGTCCCCGGCTTCGACTTCTCGCCGTACGCCTTCGTCGTCGAGGCAGTCGTCCTCTTCTGGGCGCTCTTCGGCTTCGACCTGCTGGACCTGCCGCCGGTGGGGCGGGCGGCGCTCTTCGAACAGCTCTCGGACCCCGTGTTCGTCCTCGACGCCACCGACCGTCTCGTCGACGGCAACGGCGCAGCCAGAGCCGTCATCGGCGACGGTATCGTGGGCCGCCGCCTCACGACGGTGGCACCGGCGGTTGCCGACGCAGTCGACACCGCGGCGGGGCCGGGCGACGCCGACGGCCGGACGAGCGCGGAGATCGTTCTCGAAGTCGACGGTGTCGACCGACACTACGACCTGCGCGTCGAGCCGCTGTCGGCCGGCTACGGCCGCGCCGGGCGGCTCTGTCTCCTGAACGACGTGACCGAGCGCATCGCCCGCGAGCGGACGCTCGCGGAACTCGCCTCGGGGACCCGCCGGCTGGTCGACGCGGGCGACCCCGCTGCCGTCTGGCGCGCGGCGGTCGAGGTGGCACGCGAGACGGCCAACGTCACCTTCGTCGGGGGGTGGGTTCGAACCGACGACCTGGACGACGGCGGCTTCGATCACGTCGCCGGCGAAGACGCCCTCTCGCCGGCGGACCTCGACGTGGGGTCGGTGGCGGCCGACGGGGGGCACTGCGCACCCGTCGTGATCGACGGCCGGGACGCGCCGGCCGATCTCGACGCCGTCTTGCTCGCTCCGGTCGGCGACCGGGGACTGCTCGTCATCGGCGACGAGGGCCGTGGGCTCGACAACGCGGCCGTCCGCGTGGCCGACATCCTCGCGACGAACCTCGACGTCTCGCTGGCCCGCGTGACGCGCGAGCGGGAACTCGCCCGGCAGAACGCTCGGCTCGAGGAGTTCAGCGCCGTCCTCAGCCACGACCTCCGCAATCCGCTGTCGGTGGCGACCGGCTACGTCGAGGCGCTCCGGAGCCGCGAGGGTGTCGCGGCCGAGCGGGAACTCGACCACGTCGCCGGCGCGCTCGACCGGATCGAGACCATCATCGGCGGCGTCCTCACGCTGGTGGGCGACGCCGACCTCGACCGGCGGCCGATGGCGCTCCGCGCGGTCGCCGCGTCGGCGTGGGAGACGACCCGGACCGACGACGCGACGATAGAGTACGTCGGTGACGACGTGGTCATCGAGGCCGACCGCGACTGGCTCCGGCAGGCGCTGGAGAACCTCTTCCGGAACGCCGTCGAACACGGCGAGGCGGACGTCGTCCGCGTCGGCGCGACCGACGCGGGCTTCTTCGTCGAGGACGACGGCGTCGGGCTGCCGACAGCCGTCGAGGACGACCTCTTCGAACAGGGCGTCTCCGGGGCCGGCGGGACCGGCATCGGGATGGCGGTCGTCAGGCGCGTCGCGGACGTCCACGGCTGGGAGGTCGCGGCCGCCGATCCGACGCCGGACCGCGGGGCCCGGTTCGTCTTCGAGACGTGA
- a CDS encoding isochorismatase family cysteine hydrolase — MAETPTTYDPTRTAVVVVDVQNGFCHPDGSLYAPPSEEAVRPVTGLVSRARDAGARIVYTRDVHPPEQFDDAHYYDEFERWGEHVVEGTWEAELVDELDVRDGDLVVEKHTYDAFYRTQLEGWLRARGVDDLLLCGTLANVCVLHTAGSAGLRDFKPVLVTDALGYIEADHKEYAVDHADWLFGETTTRDDVRFD; from the coding sequence ATGGCCGAGACACCGACGACGTACGATCCGACGCGGACCGCCGTGGTCGTGGTCGACGTGCAGAACGGCTTCTGTCACCCGGACGGGAGCCTCTACGCGCCGCCGAGCGAGGAGGCGGTCCGCCCCGTGACCGGCCTCGTCTCGCGGGCGCGCGACGCCGGGGCGCGGATCGTCTACACGCGCGACGTCCACCCGCCGGAGCAGTTCGACGACGCCCACTACTACGACGAGTTCGAGCGCTGGGGCGAACACGTCGTCGAGGGGACCTGGGAGGCGGAGCTGGTCGACGAACTCGACGTTCGCGACGGGGATCTCGTGGTCGAGAAGCACACCTACGACGCGTTCTACCGGACCCAACTGGAGGGGTGGCTCCGCGCCCGCGGCGTCGACGACCTGTTGCTCTGCGGAACGCTCGCGAACGTCTGCGTCCTCCACACGGCCGGGAGCGCCGGGCTCAGGGACTTCAAGCCGGTGCTCGTGACCGACGCGCTCGGCTACATCGAGGCGGACCACAAGGAGTACGCCGTCGACCACGCGGACTGGCTGTTCGGCGAGACGACGACGCGCGACGACGTGCGGTTCGACTGA
- a CDS encoding aldo/keto reductase — MAITNESDTFEIGGDRTVHRLGFGAMRITGEGIIGEPDDVDAAKGVLERAVELGVDFVDTADSYGPGVSERLIREALHPYDDVVVATKGGLLRNREGNWIRHADPDYLRNAHLCSLDRLGVDSIDLYQLHRPDPDVPLEASVEALAELKDDGVVEHVGLSNVSVDQLERARETVEIATVQNRYSVVDRDSEDVLRACEEHGIGFIPWFPFGGGDLGAKGRVLDEVAAAHDASRFQVALAWLLARSPVMLPIPGTSSLDHLAENVAASALELTDDELARLAD; from the coding sequence ATGGCAATCACGAACGAGAGCGACACGTTCGAGATCGGCGGCGACCGCACGGTGCACCGGCTCGGCTTCGGGGCGATGCGCATCACGGGCGAGGGGATCATCGGCGAACCCGACGACGTCGACGCCGCGAAAGGCGTGCTCGAACGGGCGGTCGAACTCGGGGTCGACTTCGTCGATACCGCGGACTCGTACGGCCCGGGCGTGAGCGAGCGGCTCATCCGCGAGGCGCTCCACCCGTACGACGACGTGGTGGTCGCCACGAAGGGCGGACTCTTACGGAACCGCGAGGGCAACTGGATCCGCCACGCCGACCCCGATTACCTCCGCAACGCCCACCTGTGTAGCCTCGACCGCCTCGGCGTCGACAGCATCGACCTCTACCAGCTACACCGCCCGGACCCCGACGTTCCCCTGGAGGCGTCGGTCGAAGCGCTCGCGGAGCTGAAAGACGACGGCGTCGTCGAGCACGTCGGGCTGTCGAACGTCTCGGTCGACCAGCTGGAGCGCGCACGGGAGACCGTCGAGATCGCGACGGTGCAGAACCGCTACAGCGTCGTCGACCGCGACAGCGAGGACGTCTTGCGGGCGTGTGAGGAGCACGGGATCGGTTTCATCCCGTGGTTCCCGTTCGGGGGCGGCGACCTCGGCGCGAAGGGACGCGTCCTCGACGAGGTCGCGGCGGCACACGACGCCTCCCGCTTCCAGGTCGCGCTCGCGTGGCTCCTCGCGCGTTCGCCGGTCATGCTCCCGATCCCCGGCACGTCGAGCCTCGACCACCTCGCGGAGAACGTGGCGGCGTCGGCGCTCGAGCTCACCGACGACGAACTGGCGCGGCTCGCGGACTGA
- a CDS encoding DMT family transporter, whose amino-acid sequence MSRRSSGLFVAATLLLGTSFVGIEAGLASLPPVLFAAFRVDIAAVVLLGYAWLRYRGAWLPTTRADRVGVAVSAVLVVLANNVLLFVGQTTTSGNAGAVVYGLMPIAAPAFAVFLLRDERVSAVDALGLGLGLAGVVVIVQPDPADLLGSTGQGLVAVAALCVALGSVLLRRVGPSMPTLALTGWSMALAAPAVHLVSLGLGESAAGLAWTPAAVAAVLYVGLFGTAAAYPAYFALIDAVGPVRANLTAYAMPVVAALTGWAVLGERVAPTTVLGFLVVFAGFLVVQRRTLATELSRRRRRATEGASGYPFESAND is encoded by the coding sequence GTGAGCCGTCGGTCGAGTGGACTGTTCGTCGCCGCGACGCTCCTCCTCGGCACCTCGTTCGTCGGGATCGAAGCCGGCCTCGCGTCGCTTCCACCCGTGTTGTTCGCGGCGTTCCGCGTCGACATCGCCGCCGTCGTCCTCCTCGGCTACGCCTGGCTCCGCTACCGTGGGGCGTGGCTGCCGACGACCCGCGCGGACCGCGTCGGCGTCGCCGTCAGCGCCGTCCTCGTCGTGCTGGCGAACAACGTGTTGCTGTTCGTCGGCCAGACGACCACGTCGGGCAACGCCGGTGCGGTCGTCTACGGGCTGATGCCCATCGCCGCCCCGGCCTTCGCGGTCTTCTTGCTCCGCGACGAGCGGGTGTCGGCGGTCGACGCGCTCGGACTCGGCCTCGGGCTCGCGGGTGTCGTCGTCATCGTCCAGCCCGACCCCGCGGACCTCCTCGGGAGCACGGGACAGGGGCTCGTCGCCGTGGCGGCCCTCTGTGTCGCGCTCGGGAGCGTCCTCCTGCGTCGCGTCGGGCCGTCGATGCCGACGCTGGCGCTGACCGGGTGGTCGATGGCGCTCGCCGCGCCCGCGGTCCACCTCGTCAGCCTCGGCCTCGGCGAGTCGGCCGCGGGCCTCGCGTGGACGCCGGCAGCCGTCGCCGCGGTGCTGTACGTCGGCCTCTTCGGGACGGCCGCGGCGTACCCCGCGTACTTCGCGCTCATCGACGCGGTCGGGCCGGTCCGGGCGAACCTCACGGCGTACGCGATGCCGGTCGTGGCCGCGCTCACCGGCTGGGCGGTCCTCGGCGAACGGGTCGCCCCGACGACGGTGCTCGGCTTTCTCGTCGTCTTCGCCGGCTTCCTCGTCGTCCAGCGCCGGACACTCGCGACCGAACTCAGCCGTCGCCGCCGCCGAGCCACCGAGGGCGCGTCGGGCTACCCGTTCGAGTCGGCCAACGACTGA
- a CDS encoding DUF6360 family protein, with the protein MPDRLLKINAYTTFDMLDGSAQGHGFDEEAFAVLNVTAPRREPDHVTLELELDNTQLETLPAHADRVTLSAAQARELAGELQAYAARVEAAEE; encoded by the coding sequence ATGCCCGACCGACTGCTGAAGATCAACGCCTACACGACCTTCGACATGCTCGACGGCTCGGCGCAGGGCCACGGCTTCGACGAGGAGGCGTTCGCCGTGCTCAACGTCACGGCCCCGCGGAGAGAGCCCGACCACGTGACGCTCGAACTCGAACTGGACAACACGCAACTGGAGACGCTACCGGCCCACGCCGATCGGGTGACGCTCTCGGCCGCGCAGGCGCGGGAACTCGCCGGGGAGTTACAAGCGTACGCCGCCCGGGTCGAAGCTGCCGAGGAGTGA